A region from the Triticum aestivum cultivar Chinese Spring chromosome 3D, IWGSC CS RefSeq v2.1, whole genome shotgun sequence genome encodes:
- the LOC123078297 gene encoding uncharacterized protein isoform X1 yields the protein MLADRRRAEAMDRISSETKAIYDLPRADLDAALSKTTSEKSEEMVAALAKLDSKLDQLSRCIDAVKLGIVLDLDELHEELMTDCSAASSRTTPPSPRPPPATTKQALPGSGSAGQEEFHNDSDQQSTRPRRQHRPFRWVLCRTRRRRVTCHPGGDLRL from the exons ATGCTTGCCGACCGCCGTCGAGCTGAAGCCATGGACCGGATCTCGTCAGAGACTAAGGCAATCTACGATCTTCCTCGGGCCGATCTCGACGCCGCCCTGTCGAAGACCACGTCCGAGAAGAGCGAGGAGATGGTCGCCGCCCTCGCCAAGCTGGACTCCAAGCTGGATCAACTTTCAAGATGCATCGACGCGGTCAAACTCGGCATTGTTCTCGACCTCGACGAACTCCACGAAGAACTCATGACTGACTGCAGTGCCGCATCGTCACGAACCACGCCGCCATCACCACGACCTCCGCCTGCGACTACCAAGCAAGCCCTGCCAGGTAGCGGATCCGCTGGCCAAGAAGAATTCCACAACGATTCTGATCAGCAAAGCACAAGACCAAG acgacaacaccgccccttccgatgggttctatgtagaactcgacgacgacgagtgacttgccacccaggtggtgatctacgcttgtga
- the LOC123078297 gene encoding uncharacterized protein isoform X2, with product MLADRRRAEAMDRISSETKAIYDLPRADLDAALSKTTSEKSEEMVAALAKLDSKLDQLSRCIDAVKLGIVLDLDELHEELMTDCSAASSRTTPPSPRPPPATTKQALPGSGSAGQEEFHNDSDQQSTRPRFCLRGYSRVSN from the exons ATGCTTGCCGACCGCCGTCGAGCTGAAGCCATGGACCGGATCTCGTCAGAGACTAAGGCAATCTACGATCTTCCTCGGGCCGATCTCGACGCCGCCCTGTCGAAGACCACGTCCGAGAAGAGCGAGGAGATGGTCGCCGCCCTCGCCAAGCTGGACTCCAAGCTGGATCAACTTTCAAGATGCATCGACGCGGTCAAACTCGGCATTGTTCTCGACCTCGACGAACTCCACGAAGAACTCATGACTGACTGCAGTGCCGCATCGTCACGAACCACGCCGCCATCACCACGACCTCCGCCTGCGACTACCAAGCAAGCCCTGCCAGGTAGCGGATCCGCTGGCCAAGAAGAATTCCACAACGATTCTGATCAGCAAAGCACAAGACCAAG gttctgcctccgaggatattcacgagtatccaactga